The following proteins come from a genomic window of bacterium:
- a CDS encoding tetratricopeptide repeat protein gives MRSRHWVGTEVVLVLLAVCAPALGTVAGLDQGEGPASAVFVVPRPDLSAMQKSPRERIETLQTSIEMALAAGDRDSRELLEAFGFLGLLFHSASMRDAAEICYQNARTLAPDDGRWSYYLGLVLNTKGDLEGAVASYRESIRLEPERTATRIRLGEVLLELGRLEEARVYFETVERMESDTEAAMFGLGRVAGFEGDHERAVELFEAVLEKQPEASAVHYPLAQAYRGLGQADKAKQHLEMRGDRRVYFSDPLGDMLVLTGKNAALQVVGDLAAESDFSEDSFLGFVLSQFGEVAGAAEQLEKVLEYLEQSGTATQTQLARVHYAAGTLFGGQGQDESAILHLEHAVEGDPGLRDARVRLGNALARSLRFEEALKQFDRALETRADDPEVLARRASVLVSHGRLEDARADLLRAVELDPANPRGWRLLAGVEERLGEGESAAARLTHAIELATEDEVRMPLHKELGDLYYREQRPDESAREYLKALRIDEGYVPALERLAALLGQLREYDAAAQTYNKWIVREPMRIEPRVGEATALILGGRLAMARDRLEAGLVDLPDNLDLKDILARHLAASPDPAVRDGERALELALELYEQVPTPQSIETLAMAHAEAGAFDQAVTWQKRLIDGADEEVSLAQLDLWRRNLARYENRLTCCSLPTP, from the coding sequence ATGAGATCTAGGCACTGGGTCGGAACTGAGGTTGTTTTGGTTTTGCTTGCCGTCTGTGCTCCGGCTCTGGGAACGGTTGCGGGCTTGGACCAGGGGGAAGGGCCGGCTTCGGCGGTATTCGTCGTGCCGCGTCCCGATCTCAGCGCGATGCAGAAAAGCCCTCGCGAGCGGATCGAGACGCTGCAGACCTCGATCGAGATGGCGCTAGCCGCGGGCGATCGTGATTCCCGCGAGTTGCTGGAGGCCTTCGGCTTTCTGGGATTACTTTTTCACTCCGCCTCGATGCGGGACGCCGCCGAGATCTGTTACCAGAATGCGCGCACGCTGGCGCCGGACGACGGGCGTTGGTCCTACTATCTGGGCCTGGTCCTCAACACCAAGGGAGATCTCGAGGGCGCGGTCGCGAGCTACCGCGAGTCGATCCGTCTCGAGCCGGAGCGCACGGCGACCCGGATTAGACTGGGCGAGGTTCTGCTCGAGCTCGGCCGGCTCGAGGAAGCGCGGGTCTACTTCGAGACCGTGGAACGAATGGAGAGCGACACCGAGGCCGCCATGTTCGGCTTGGGGCGGGTAGCCGGATTCGAAGGCGATCATGAGCGCGCCGTCGAGCTGTTCGAGGCCGTCCTCGAGAAGCAGCCGGAAGCCAGCGCGGTGCACTATCCCCTTGCTCAGGCCTACCGCGGCCTCGGACAGGCAGACAAGGCCAAGCAACACCTCGAGATGAGAGGCGATCGGCGGGTCTACTTTTCGGATCCGCTCGGCGACATGCTGGTTTTAACCGGCAAGAACGCAGCACTCCAGGTGGTCGGCGATCTTGCCGCCGAATCGGATTTCTCCGAGGACAGCTTCCTCGGCTTCGTGCTGTCGCAGTTCGGTGAAGTGGCAGGCGCCGCCGAGCAGTTGGAGAAGGTCCTCGAATATCTCGAGCAATCGGGAACGGCCACCCAGACCCAGCTGGCTCGAGTCCACTACGCTGCGGGAACCCTCTTTGGGGGGCAGGGCCAAGACGAGTCGGCAATTCTTCACTTGGAGCACGCAGTCGAGGGCGATCCCGGACTCAGGGACGCTCGTGTCAGACTGGGCAACGCGCTGGCCAGGAGTCTCCGATTCGAGGAGGCATTGAAGCAGTTCGATCGCGCGCTCGAGACGCGAGCGGATGACCCGGAGGTGCTTGCCAGGCGAGCTTCGGTGCTGGTCAGCCACGGACGACTCGAAGATGCTCGAGCCGACTTGCTGCGGGCCGTGGAGCTGGATCCGGCGAATCCACGAGGATGGCGCCTTCTGGCGGGAGTCGAGGAGCGCCTGGGCGAGGGGGAGAGCGCTGCGGCTCGTCTGACGCACGCCATCGAGCTCGCCACCGAAGATGAGGTGCGGATGCCTCTACACAAAGAGCTCGGTGACCTCTACTACCGTGAACAGCGCCCCGATGAGTCGGCGCGCGAGTACTTGAAGGCGCTGCGCATAGACGAAGGCTATGTGCCGGCCCTCGAGCGACTCGCGGCGTTGCTCGGACAGCTGCGCGAGTACGATGCCGCGGCGCAGACCTACAACAAGTGGATCGTGCGCGAGCCGATGCGCATCGAGCCCCGGGTGGGAGAAGCCACGGCGCTCATCCTGGGAGGACGACTGGCAATGGCGCGAGACCGTCTCGAAGCCGGGCTTGTCGACTTGCCGGACAACCTCGACCTCAAGGACATTCTTGCGCGCCATCTCGCCGCGTCTCCGGATCCCGCGGTCCGCGACGGCGAGCGCGCTTTGGAGCTGGCCCTCGAGCTCTACGAACAAGTTCCGACGCCTCAAAGCATCGAGACCCTGGCCATGGCACACGCCGAGGCCGGTGCCTTCGACCAAGCCGTCACCTGGCAGAAGCGGCTGATCGACGGCGCCGACGAAGAGGTCTCTCTGGCCCAGCTCGATCTCTGGCGCCGGAATCTGGCCCGCTACGAGAACCGGCTGACCTGCTGTTCGCTGCCGACCCCGTAA
- a CDS encoding CRTAC1 family protein: protein MLLALVMAGSDLVGAQLTPAGGEEGIFREPADSAFDFVHFNGAAGDYLMPEITCGGVALFDYDLDGDLDVYMVQGNMLIEGRPEDAFFPPPAGTVLQDRFYRNDLEVAEDGRKTLRFVDVTAESGLLAPGYGCGVAVGDFDNDGWPDLYIANVNSNQLFKNQGDGTFVDVTVPSKTDDPRWSVPTLWFDYDLDGWLDLFVGTYLEYDQSLEKVCRTGTGARDYCNPAAYAGLPDRLFRNQGDGTFEQVPLGSERDPIPSKSLGAVAGDFNGDSLPDLYVTNDGVANQLWIQQPGGGFEDEALLAGCALNRQGRPEASMGVDAGDFDGDGDLDLFMTHLSGETNTLYLNDGHGNFQDATVTAGLGPPSWSFTSWGMAWADYDNDGRLDLAIVNGAVRAIEELANRGERYPFHQPNQLFHSEGDWRYSDVTAQAGPAFALSEVSRALAKGDLDNDGDIDLVQVNNGGPARVLVNSVGSDQHWLGVRLAGHGGVQEMYGARLELIPDGASPSWRWVRADGSFGASNDARVLYGLGREAGQASLAIHWPAGGSRVVRLKATDRYFTFWDGKR from the coding sequence ATGTTGCTTGCTCTGGTCATGGCCGGTAGCGATCTGGTCGGTGCACAGCTGACGCCGGCAGGTGGCGAAGAAGGGATCTTTCGAGAGCCGGCCGACTCGGCATTTGACTTCGTTCACTTCAACGGCGCCGCGGGCGACTACCTGATGCCCGAGATCACCTGCGGCGGCGTGGCTCTGTTCGACTACGACCTCGACGGCGACCTGGACGTCTACATGGTTCAGGGGAATATGCTGATTGAAGGCAGGCCTGAAGACGCGTTTTTTCCGCCACCCGCGGGCACGGTGCTCCAGGATCGTTTTTATCGAAACGACCTCGAAGTCGCCGAGGACGGCCGGAAGACGCTGCGGTTTGTCGACGTCACCGCTGAGAGCGGCTTGCTCGCGCCCGGATACGGCTGCGGCGTGGCCGTGGGAGATTTCGACAACGACGGCTGGCCGGATCTCTACATCGCCAACGTGAACTCCAATCAACTGTTCAAGAACCAGGGAGACGGGACTTTCGTAGACGTCACTGTGCCGAGCAAAACCGACGACCCGCGGTGGAGCGTTCCAACTCTCTGGTTCGACTATGACCTGGATGGCTGGCTCGATCTCTTCGTCGGGACCTATCTCGAGTATGACCAGTCGCTCGAGAAGGTCTGCCGGACCGGTACCGGTGCCAGGGACTACTGCAACCCGGCCGCCTATGCCGGTTTGCCCGATCGGCTTTTTCGCAACCAGGGAGACGGGACCTTCGAGCAGGTACCCCTGGGCTCGGAGCGGGATCCCATCCCCAGTAAATCGCTGGGAGCGGTGGCGGGCGACTTCAATGGCGACTCTCTGCCGGATCTCTACGTCACCAACGACGGGGTCGCCAATCAGCTCTGGATACAGCAACCGGGAGGCGGCTTCGAAGACGAGGCGCTCTTGGCCGGTTGCGCGCTCAACCGGCAGGGCCGTCCGGAGGCCAGCATGGGCGTGGACGCCGGCGACTTCGACGGCGACGGTGATCTCGACCTCTTCATGACTCACCTGTCGGGCGAGACCAACACTCTCTATTTGAACGACGGCCACGGCAACTTTCAGGACGCCACGGTGACCGCCGGCCTGGGGCCACCCAGCTGGAGCTTTACCAGTTGGGGTATGGCCTGGGCGGACTACGACAACGATGGCCGGCTCGATCTGGCGATCGTCAATGGCGCGGTGCGGGCGATCGAAGAGCTGGCCAACCGGGGTGAGCGGTATCCGTTCCATCAGCCCAACCAGCTGTTTCACAGCGAAGGTGATTGGCGCTACTCGGATGTTACGGCCCAGGCCGGCCCGGCGTTTGCCCTTTCCGAAGTCAGCCGTGCCTTGGCGAAAGGGGATCTCGACAACGATGGCGACATCGACCTTGTCCAGGTTAACAACGGCGGTCCGGCTCGCGTTCTGGTCAACTCGGTCGGCAGTGACCAGCACTGGCTCGGGGTGCGGTTGGCCGGACACGGGGGCGTACAGGAGATGTACGGGGCTCGTCTGGAGCTCATTCCGGACGGGGCCTCACCGAGTTGGCGCTGGGTCAGGGCGGACGGCAGCTTCGGAGCCTCGAACGACGCGCGTGTTTTGTACGGTCTGGGCCGGGAAGCCGGCCAAGCGAGCCTGGCGATTCACTGGCCGGCGGGAGGAAGCCGAGTTGTGCGACTAAAGGCGACCGATCGCTATTTCACATTCTGGGATGGAAAACGATGA